A single window of Colletotrichum higginsianum IMI 349063 chromosome 8, whole genome shotgun sequence DNA harbors:
- a CDS encoding C2 domain-containing protein, which translates to MSTAGQQGPNGHPQSPDGGPLDPVSLAALPTTTAPPTQPTAVPSPLPTTTADTGGSANGHAVNGTGNPSINGHLTNGTSDVPETSGHTVNGSAPNGNPPSDGAIARNQVADGAVPSSSSSSSRSNGGPSTNGDDVPQVKEGALENKIEGVQNPEANGHKPPDQKPHHHSSDLKGLYAEGKEKVKDKTKPSGGFDTTPLPDAPPGYTVRFIFHRASNLPAADIGTRSSDPFIHVTLRAAVPKRHKEDPDLVHRTETKRRTTEPVWNDEWVVANIPAAGFILKCRLYDEDWPDHDDRLGNVTVKVPYVGEDWEGFPQPGHEFVAKKRMGSKRAYFVKAITSHFDPRTDMSPRLWISMEVLGKSDPPYAQMCTIGPTSYFKHFSPMIGRLTGIKVNRDEEADARSDLFDEPQDKEKDGKKTQKYDFQSNEMQLSGPVPPELYHRYVEFRPMIGLMFAKSGLRGRILNKALHKQHSRVYNFDSSTQYGVFKARSEEAALQFLKLVHFDEGGRIFTYVLTLDGVFRFTETGKEFSIDMLSKHTMHSDVETYIACSGEFFVRRLEKPDASDDPEPDQRTHPTDELSGGPPNGHPPHNPSYYQLFIDNDSGTYRPDKSILPKLKGFLQANFPGLGVVTMHCEDEELQKLKKEQVEAKKKEGRMVNMVLARSPSSSSLSSTESALQHMDEAGEDGPPVKSTTQKALDVLEDPSALKKMLKPGHHGHAHAHTTGGGESSTAH; encoded by the exons ATGTCAACCGCTGGTCAACAAGGACCCAACGGGCACCCACAATCCCCAGATGGCGGCCCGTTGGACCCAGTCTCactcgccgccctccccacgacgacggcgcctcCGACGCAACCCACTGCCGTTccgtcgccgttgccgacgacgactgcCGACACGGGCGGAAGCGCTAACGGCCATGCTGTGAACGGGACTGGCAATCCGTCAATCAACGGCCACCTCACCAACGGTACTTCGGATGTGCCGGAAACCAGCGGCCACACGGTAAATGGCTCAGCCCCAAACGGTAACCCGCCCTCCGATGGCGCTATTGCCAGGAACCAGgtcgccgatggcgccgtcccatcatcatcatcatcttcatcaagATCAAATGGTGGGCCATCAACCAACGGGGATGACGTGCCGCAGGTCAAAGAGGGAGCTCTCGAGAACAAGATCGAGGGCGTTCAGAACCCGGAAGCTAACGGTCACAAGCCACCCGACCAGAAGCCGCACCACCATTCTAGCGATCTCAAGGGCTTGTATGCCGAGGGTAAGGAAAAGGTCAAGGACAAGACGAAGCCCTCGGGCGGCTTCGACACAACGCCACTGCCCGACGCGCCTCCGGGCTACACTGTGAGGTTCATTTTCCACAGGGCAAGCaacctccccgccgccgacatcggAACGAGGTCATCCGACCCCTTCATTCATGTCACTCTCAGGGCGGCCGTGCCGAAGCGGCACAAGGAGGACCCCGATCTCGTACACCGCACCGAGACTAAAAGGCGCACGACGGAACCCGTGTGGAACGATGAGTGGGTTGTGGCCAACATCCCGGCGGCCGGCTTCATCCTCAAGTGCCGGCTGTACGACGAGGACTGGCCCGACCATGACGACCGCCTCGGCAACGTCACCGTCAAAGTCCCctacgtcggcgaggactgGGAAGGCTTCCCGCAGCCAGGCCACGAGTTCGTGGCCAAGAAACGCATGGGCAGCAAACGGGCCTACttcgtcaaggccatcacGAGCCATTTTGACCCGCGCACCGACATGTCGCCGAGGTTGTGGATCAGCATGGAGGTCTTGGGCAAGTCGGACCCGCCGTATGCCCAGATGTGCACCATCGGGCCTACCTCGTACTTCAAGCACTTCAGCCCCATGATCGGACGTCTCACTGGAATCAAGGTCAAccgggacgaggaggccgacgccCGTTCGGACCTGTTTGACGAACCCCAGGATaaggagaaggacggcaagaAGACACAAAAATATGA TTTTCAATCCAACGAGATGCAGCTGTCAGGCCCGGTGCCCCCCGAGCTGTACCATCGATATGTCGAGTTCCGCCCAATGATCGGCCTGATGTTCGCCAAGAGCGGCTTGAGAGGCAGGATCCTCAACAAGGCGCTGCACAAGCAGCACAGCAGAGTCTATAACTTTGACAGCTCGACCCAGTACGGCGTCTTCAAGGCCCGCTCGGAAGAAGCCGCTCTACAGTTCCTCAAGCTGGTGCACTTTGACGAGGGGGGCCGCATTTTCACTTACGTGCtcaccctcgacggcgtcttccGCTTCACCGAGACCGGCAAAGAGTTCAGCATCGACATGCTGAGCAAGCACACCATGCACAGCGACGTCGAGACCTACATCGCATGCTCGGGCGAGTTcttcgtccgccgcctcgagaaGCCTGACGCCTCGGACGACCCGGAACCGGACCAGAGAACCCACCCGACCGACGAGCTCTCCGGCGGCCCCCCGAACGGCCACCCGCCGCACAACCCCTCCTATTACCAGCTCTTCATCGACAACGACTCCGGCACTTATCGGCCCGACAAGTCCATTCTCCCCAAGTTGAAGGGGTTCCTGCAGGCCAACTTCCCCGGGCTGGGCGTCGTCACCATGCActgcgaggacgaggagctccagaagctcaagaaggagcaggtcgaagccaagaagaaggagggccGCATGGTCAACATGGTGCTCGCCCGCAGCCCCAGCTCGAGCTCGCTGAGCTCGACTGAGAGCGCTCTGCAACAcatggacgaggccggcgaggacggtcCACCGGTGAAGAGTACTACGCAGAAAGCGCTGGACGTGCTCGAGGACCCGAGCGCCCTGAAGAAGATGCTGAAGCCGGGTCATCACGGACATGCACATGCACACACCACGGGGGGAGGCGAGAGTTCGACGGCACACTAG
- a CDS encoding NTPase gives MATKTTSIVVASKNPTKIRAAQLGFESALPGGSYDMRGVSIPSGVPDQPLSDEETLRGALNRARGAQEIETEADYWVGIEGGIDMADRQEGGPIMNFAWIVVLDRHGRVGKARTAAYYLAEETAACLRRGMELGDADNLVFGQTNTRSGKGSVGLLTDDVIDRTEYYRHAVILALIPFKNKTLTFV, from the coding sequence ATGGCGACCAAGACCAcctccatcgtcgtcgcATCCAAGAACCCCACAAAGATACGGGCGGCGCAACTCGGTTTTGAATCGGCACTGCCTGGAGGCTCGTACGACATGCGCGGGGTCAGCATACCGTCGGGAGTGCCCGACCAGCCCCTatcggacgaggagacgcTGCGTGGGGCACTCAACAGGGCACGCGGGGCTCAGGAGATCGAGACGGAGGCGGACTACTGGGTCGGGatcgagggcggcatcgACATGGCAGATCGGCAGGAGGGTGGGCCGATCATGAACTTTGCGTGGATCGTGGTGCTCGACCGGCACGGACGCGTGGGTAAGGCGCGTACGGCAGCGTACTACCTTGCCGAGGAGACAGCGGCGTGCCTGCGTCGGGGCATGGAACTCGGGGATGCGGACAACCTCGTCTTTGGGCAGACGAACACGAGGAGCGGCAAGGGGTCGGTCGGGCTATTGACAGACGACGTGATTGACCGGACAGAGTACTATCGCCATGCCGTCATCCTGGCTCTGATTCCGTTCAAGAACAAGACCCTGACCTTTGTGTGA
- a CDS encoding Sulfhydryl oxidase, with protein MARRQHLSLMVLLAIVAFFSVSYLFSSGSADPSSPAPPLAAAPAKGDSVSSSADTPDLGHISSAILSGESIAPKLENATAKAELGRASWKLFHTMMARFPEKPTPDDSLALKTYIQLFARLYPCGDCASHFRKLLAKYPPQTSSRNAAAGWACFVHNEVNIRLKKDQFDCNKIGDFYDCGCGDEDKKKAEAGEKASLELEKNE; from the exons ATGGCGCGGAGACAGCACCTTTCGTTGATGGTCCTGCTGGCCatcgtcgccttcttcagcGTCTCGTACCTCTTCTCGAGCGGTTCTGCCGATCCCTCTTCACCCGCGCCGcccctcgctgccgcccctGCGAAGGGTGactccgtctcctcgagcgCCGACACCCCCGACCTAGGCCACATCTCCAGCGCCATTCTCTCCGGAGAGTCTATCGCCCCGAAACTCGAGAATGCGACGGCAAA AGCCGAACTCGGTCGCGCCTCCTGGAAGCTTTTCCACACGATGATGGCCCGCTTCCCCGAGAAGCCCACCCCGGACGACAGCCTCGCCCTGAAGACATACATCCAGCTCTTCGCTCGCCTTTACCCCTGCGGCGACTGCGCCTCGCACTTCCGCAAGCTTCTGGCCAAGTACCCGCCCCAGACAAGCAGCCGGAACGCCGCCGCTGGCTGGGCCTGCTTCGTTCACAATGAGGTCAACATACGTCTGAAAAAGGACCAGTTCGACTGCAACAAGATTGGCGACTTTTACGACTGCGGTTgtggcgacgaggacaaaAAGAAGGCTGAGGCCGGTGAGAAGGCCAGCCtggagctcgagaagaacgAGTAG